One window of Hujiaoplasma nucleasis genomic DNA carries:
- a CDS encoding TMEM164 family acyltransferase: protein MTLAYFWTTIGMDEQPGHYFFSGYHLIYLLINIVLFMVIFRFLKNKNKITQDKIISIFLVLIILLKYAGEALFIHEYYTIGLVNSTYPHPFLDINTFFSFQLCGIVNILLPIVIWFDIKPLKDFVFATSILGGFAVILYPVTVLYGEPFRVILPNLRSSVIHFFLIFIPLFLIYRGDFSFKKERWHYIALGLIISALWAMFGNIFIDQNANNMYLMSNPFIGGPIPVLNTLPSGWHVLFLAVAVTIGYALVYQIGAIAQHKTLSRKILKTKKA from the coding sequence GTGACGCTTGCTTATTTTTGGACAACTATAGGAATGGATGAACAACCTGGCCATTATTTTTTTAGTGGTTATCATTTGATTTATTTATTAATAAATATTGTTTTGTTTATGGTTATTTTTAGATTTTTAAAAAATAAGAATAAAATAACTCAAGATAAAATAATATCTATTTTTTTAGTATTGATTATTCTTTTAAAATACGCAGGTGAAGCGCTTTTCATCCATGAGTATTATACCATCGGTCTTGTTAATTCAACTTACCCCCATCCTTTTTTAGATATTAACACCTTCTTTTCTTTCCAATTGTGTGGGATAGTCAATATCTTATTACCTATCGTCATTTGGTTTGATATCAAACCCCTAAAAGATTTTGTGTTTGCCACTTCAATTTTAGGTGGTTTCGCTGTTATTTTATATCCTGTAACGGTATTATATGGGGAACCTTTTAGAGTTATTTTACCTAACTTAAGATCTTCAGTCATTCATTTCTTTTTAATCTTTATTCCTTTGTTTTTAATATACAGAGGTGATTTCTCCTTTAAAAAAGAAAGATGGCATTACATAGCATTAGGCTTAATTATCTCTGCTTTATGGGCTATGTTTGGAAATATATTTATAGATCAAAATGCTAATAATATGTACCTAATGTCCAATCCATTTATAGGTGGACCTATCCCTGTTTTAAATACCTTACCAAGTGGTTGGCATGTTTTATTCTTGGCTGTAGCTGTCACGATTGGATATGCACTTGTCTATCAAATAGGTGCTATAGCACAACATAAAACCTTATCAAGAAAAATATTAAAAACTAAGAAAGCATAA
- a CDS encoding HAD-IC family P-type ATPase codes for MTKIKNIPFGLTLEEVNLRKSQNQVNVSSQSNLKTPWKIIRSNLFTYFNMLLAIIAALLVSIGSFKNLWFIVIALINTLIGIIQEFKARSTIQKLSLISDSKVKVIRQGIELEINVEDVVLDDVYKLEAGRQIIADSLVIEGAITVNEANLTGESDSIAKEVNDHLLSGSFVVSGEAYVRATAVGKDNYIETLQTKVKTLSKPKSVILNSLRGLLKIIGIIILPLGLMTFYNAFLRSSYDYLPDFIQNSALYQEALISMAGSMVAMVPSGLFLLTTMTFATSVIKLAKHHTLVQELYSIETLARIDTLCLDKTGTITDGTMSVDFLEMIENPIYTIEDYTEKEIKNIISTMNYALNDQNQTSQALRDYFGEKKKYNVVQSLDFDSMNKYSVVEFEGGIYVLGAPEMILLKQYSKIKKQVERYAAQGKRVLLLAESERLKEEKINGKIRPIALIILNDNIRDSAIKTINDFNESKITVKVISGDNAMTVSEVARRAGVLNADKYISLDGVPDEELVNIANDYNIFGRVTPNQKKLLITHMQDKDHKVCMVGDGVNDILALKQADTSVSLASGTDASRNISHFVLMDNNFATIPKVIKEGRQIVSNMEKASVLYLVKTLYTIILTFILLMTDNIYPFQPIQLVVIETFIIGVPSFFIALESNNQQFKGNFLVNVFKNVLPGALIIIGNLLGVYIFASFFQFETNGNINQMISTVGIIAATFAYWLVLVNVTTPLNKLRTLVIALSFITSALSFIIFNDILGLYPLDTSSVLLMLLLMETTYISFSIYRRSLIKFWP; via the coding sequence ATGACTAAAATAAAAAATATTCCTTTTGGTTTAACACTTGAAGAAGTCAATCTTAGAAAAAGTCAAAACCAAGTCAACGTATCCTCACAATCTAATTTAAAAACACCGTGGAAAATAATTCGTTCGAATCTTTTCACGTATTTTAATATGCTTTTAGCAATCATAGCTGCCTTACTGGTTAGTATTGGTTCCTTTAAAAATTTATGGTTTATCGTCATTGCTTTAATCAATACATTAATTGGGATTATTCAAGAATTTAAAGCACGATCTACCATTCAAAAACTATCTTTAATATCTGATTCAAAAGTCAAAGTTATCAGACAAGGTATTGAGTTAGAAATCAATGTAGAAGATGTCGTTTTAGATGATGTTTATAAACTTGAGGCTGGTAGACAAATTATTGCCGATTCCCTTGTTATTGAAGGGGCAATTACAGTCAATGAAGCCAATTTAACTGGTGAATCAGATTCCATTGCCAAAGAAGTTAATGACCATTTACTTTCAGGAAGTTTTGTGGTTTCTGGGGAAGCCTATGTTAGAGCTACCGCAGTTGGTAAAGACAATTATATTGAAACCTTACAAACTAAAGTTAAAACTTTATCAAAACCTAAATCTGTTATCTTAAATTCCTTAAGAGGCCTATTAAAAATTATTGGTATTATTATACTACCCTTAGGATTAATGACCTTTTATAATGCTTTTTTAAGGTCATCATATGATTATTTACCTGATTTCATTCAAAATTCAGCCCTTTATCAAGAAGCTTTAATATCTATGGCTGGTTCCATGGTCGCTATGGTACCTTCAGGTTTGTTCTTATTAACAACCATGACATTTGCGACCTCTGTCATTAAACTTGCCAAACATCATACCTTGGTTCAAGAACTCTATTCTATTGAAACATTGGCTAGAATTGATACCTTGTGTTTAGATAAGACTGGAACCATTACTGATGGGACAATGTCAGTAGACTTCTTAGAGATGATTGAAAATCCAATATACACCATAGAAGATTATACCGAAAAAGAAATTAAAAATATCATTTCAACCATGAACTATGCTTTAAATGATCAAAACCAAACATCCCAAGCTTTAAGAGATTACTTTGGAGAGAAAAAGAAGTACAATGTTGTACAATCACTTGATTTTGATTCTATGAACAAATATTCAGTGGTTGAATTTGAAGGTGGTATTTACGTTTTAGGGGCACCTGAGATGATACTATTAAAACAATATTCAAAAATAAAAAAACAAGTGGAAAGATACGCAGCTCAAGGAAAAAGAGTTTTATTATTGGCTGAAAGTGAACGTCTAAAAGAAGAAAAAATCAATGGTAAAATCAGACCTATAGCCCTGATTATCTTAAATGATAACATTAGAGACTCAGCCATAAAAACCATAAATGACTTTAATGAATCAAAAATCACCGTTAAAGTTATTTCTGGGGATAATGCGATGACAGTTTCTGAAGTTGCTAGAAGAGCAGGGGTTTTAAATGCAGATAAATATATTTCATTAGATGGAGTTCCCGATGAAGAACTCGTTAATATTGCTAATGACTATAATATCTTTGGACGTGTTACACCAAATCAGAAAAAACTTTTAATTACCCATATGCAAGATAAAGACCATAAGGTATGTATGGTTGGTGATGGTGTCAATGATATCTTAGCCTTAAAACAAGCAGATACTTCAGTTTCACTGGCTAGTGGGACAGATGCATCAAGGAATATATCCCACTTTGTTCTTATGGATAATAATTTTGCGACCATTCCTAAAGTCATTAAAGAAGGTCGTCAGATTGTTTCAAATATGGAAAAAGCATCCGTTTTATATTTGGTTAAAACCTTATATACCATTATATTAACCTTTATTCTTTTAATGACTGATAATATATATCCTTTCCAACCTATTCAATTGGTGGTTATTGAAACCTTTATTATTGGTGTACCTTCTTTCTTTATAGCCTTAGAATCAAATAATCAACAATTTAAAGGTAACTTCTTAGTGAATGTCTTTAAAAACGTACTACCTGGTGCCTTAATTATTATCGGTAACCTTTTAGGAGTTTATATATTTGCATCTTTCTTCCAGTTTGAAACCAATGGAAATATTAATCAAATGATATCAACAGTTGGTATCATCGCTGCGACATTTGCTTATTGGTTGGTCTTAGTCAATGTAACGACACCATTGAATAAACTAAGAACACTGGTTATAGCCCTGTCGTTTATTACTTCAGCTTTATCATTCATCATCTTTAACGATATTTTAGGTTTATACCCATTAGACACATCCAGTGTTTTACTAATGTTATTATTAATGGAAACAACTTATATCTCATTCTCAATTTACAGAAGGTCATTGATTAAGTTTTGGCCATAA
- a CDS encoding glycogen synthase, with amino-acid sequence MYQILHVSAEVSPFVKIGGLADVVGSLPGEIKRLRGSEVRVILPLYKSIPSHFKKAMEDEVKFTIQLGNEEDVYVGIKSLKKGNILYYFVDNEFFFGSRDNIYNYGDESKRFAYFQLAVLESLKHLNFIPDIVHVHDWHTAMIPLLLKRRYPEYHAKSVLSIHNLAYQGIFPLQDFQLFSINYTPEFEFEGFLNFLKTGIVTADILTTVSQTYANEIKTDYFGYGMQNLLKMRSHDLHGIVNGIDYTEFNPQNDKLIEANFDFSNYRQGKINNKKALYQKLGVNFDPKKPLVSIVSRLVSQKGIDLIQRVFSEMLSMDDFKFVVLGSGESLYEEYFQELEKDFPNKVKVYIGYSNELAHQIYASSDIFLMPSKYEPCGLGQIIALKYGSIPLVRETGGLVDTITPYNEFNSSGNGFSFTNFNAHDMMHVLRYAIHIYQHNKEAWDHIVKEAMISDFSWKTSAKEYRKLYKKIL; translated from the coding sequence ATGTATCAAATATTACATGTTTCTGCAGAAGTTTCACCTTTTGTTAAAATAGGTGGTCTTGCGGATGTTGTTGGATCATTACCTGGGGAAATCAAAAGATTAAGAGGTAGTGAAGTGAGAGTTATCTTACCACTTTACAAAAGCATTCCTAGCCACTTCAAGAAAGCCATGGAAGATGAAGTTAAATTCACCATTCAATTAGGCAATGAAGAAGATGTCTATGTAGGCATCAAATCCCTTAAAAAAGGTAATATTTTATATTACTTTGTTGATAATGAATTTTTCTTTGGATCTAGAGATAATATTTATAATTATGGAGATGAATCAAAACGCTTCGCTTATTTTCAACTGGCAGTATTAGAGAGTTTAAAACATTTGAACTTTATTCCTGATATTGTTCATGTACACGATTGGCATACAGCCATGATTCCATTACTATTAAAAAGACGTTACCCAGAATACCACGCAAAATCAGTATTAAGTATTCATAATCTAGCCTATCAAGGCATATTCCCATTGCAAGATTTTCAACTATTCTCAATAAACTATACACCTGAATTTGAATTTGAAGGTTTCTTAAACTTCCTAAAAACCGGTATAGTTACAGCGGATATATTAACCACTGTATCCCAAACATACGCCAATGAAATCAAAACTGATTATTTTGGTTATGGCATGCAAAATTTATTAAAAATGAGATCACATGATTTACATGGTATTGTCAATGGAATTGATTATACAGAATTCAATCCTCAAAATGACAAGCTTATAGAAGCTAATTTTGACTTTTCCAATTATAGACAAGGAAAAATCAATAATAAAAAAGCATTATATCAAAAATTAGGCGTCAATTTTGATCCTAAAAAACCTTTAGTGTCGATTGTATCTAGACTTGTTAGCCAAAAGGGGATTGATTTAATACAAAGAGTCTTTTCAGAGATGTTATCAATGGATGATTTTAAATTTGTTGTATTAGGATCTGGTGAATCTTTATATGAAGAATACTTCCAAGAACTTGAAAAAGATTTTCCAAATAAAGTTAAAGTCTATATAGGATACTCTAATGAACTAGCTCATCAAATTTATGCATCTTCAGATATATTCTTAATGCCATCTAAATACGAACCATGTGGATTAGGACAAATCATTGCTTTAAAATATGGGTCTATACCTCTTGTAAGAGAAACAGGTGGCTTGGTAGATACCATCACCCCATACAATGAATTTAATTCTTCAGGAAATGGTTTCTCTTTTACCAATTTTAATGCCCATGATATGATGCATGTCTTAAGGTATGCTATTCACATATACCAACACAACAAAGAAGCTTGGGACCATATTGTTAAAGAAGCCATGATTTCTGACTTTTCATGGAAAACATCAGCTAAAGAATACCGCAAACTTTACAAAAAAATCTTATAA
- a CDS encoding nucleoside kinase has product MLDYSFYDSTRIYATSMRYLVAMATYRTYPEIEIKFSNSISMGIYGRGVENDINQEMLKNIKKEMDNIIAADYKITRKQVSIDYAKDYYGSLGYDDKVNALEYRKEKVNIYTCDDYKNYMYGYMVPSTSYLKDYELVYLNPGFLIQYPRREEKGEIPEFSNSPKFFDVLSKAEEWSKNLKVDMIYKMNHRIENGDAKKLIEICENGHDQQLKTLAEKIHARKDVRLIAIAGPSSSGKTTFSLRLEQALKTYDIKPLMISIDNYYLPVEQAPLDEHGKPDLEHIDALDIELFNQNILDLIAGKAVELPYFDFMLRKRSFKPAFIIDEKTPIVIEGIHALNDQLSQHIPKHQKFKIYISPFSQINIDYNNPINLTDLRLLRRIVRDLQFRNTSPEETLDMWPSVRRGEYKWIYPHIENSDFIFNSELSYEFAILKQYAEDALNTIDRESHHFIQANRLLKFLKYFKTIDASLVPKHSLLREFIGGSQFEH; this is encoded by the coding sequence TTGTTAGATTATTCTTTCTATGATTCTACAAGAATTTATGCGACATCTATGCGTTATCTAGTTGCGATGGCGACATATAGGACTTATCCGGAAATAGAAATTAAATTCTCTAATAGTATTTCTATGGGAATTTATGGTCGTGGTGTTGAAAACGACATCAACCAAGAAATGTTAAAAAACATTAAAAAAGAAATGGATAATATCATTGCTGCTGACTATAAAATCACACGAAAACAAGTGTCTATTGATTATGCTAAAGACTATTATGGATCTTTAGGTTACGATGATAAGGTCAATGCTCTTGAATATCGTAAGGAAAAAGTAAATATTTATACATGTGATGATTATAAAAACTATATGTATGGTTATATGGTCCCATCTACCTCATACTTAAAAGATTACGAATTGGTTTATCTAAATCCTGGTTTCTTAATCCAATATCCTCGAAGAGAAGAAAAGGGAGAAATTCCTGAGTTTTCAAACTCTCCTAAGTTTTTTGATGTTTTAAGCAAGGCAGAAGAATGGTCAAAAAATTTAAAAGTAGATATGATATATAAAATGAACCATCGTATTGAAAATGGAGATGCTAAAAAACTGATTGAGATTTGTGAAAATGGTCATGACCAACAATTAAAGACCTTAGCTGAAAAAATTCACGCCCGTAAAGACGTGCGTTTAATCGCCATTGCTGGACCATCATCATCAGGAAAAACCACTTTCTCCTTAAGACTTGAACAAGCCTTAAAAACTTATGATATCAAACCTCTAATGATATCCATAGATAATTACTATTTACCTGTTGAACAAGCACCATTAGATGAACATGGAAAACCAGACCTAGAACATATAGATGCATTAGATATAGAGTTATTTAACCAAAACATTTTAGATTTAATAGCTGGTAAAGCAGTTGAACTACCATATTTTGATTTTATGTTAAGAAAAAGATCATTTAAACCAGCCTTTATTATTGATGAAAAAACGCCTATTGTCATTGAAGGAATCCATGCTTTAAATGACCAATTATCTCAACATATACCTAAACATCAAAAATTCAAAATATATATTTCTCCATTTTCACAAATTAATATTGATTATAACAATCCTATTAATTTAACAGATTTAAGACTCTTAAGACGTATCGTTAGGGACTTACAATTTAGAAATACGTCTCCTGAAGAAACATTAGATATGTGGCCATCAGTAAGACGAGGCGAATATAAATGGATTTATCCACATATTGAAAATTCAGATTTTATCTTTAATTCTGAGTTGTCTTATGAATTTGCAATCTTAAAACAATATGCTGAAGATGCTTTGAATACGATAGATAGAGAATCTCATCATTTTATTCAGGCCAATCGTTTATTAAAATTCCTAAAATATTTTAAAACAATTGATGCATCCTTAGTTCCAAAACATTCTTTGTTAAGAGAATTCATTGGCGGAAGTCAATTTGAACACTAG